Proteins from one Oncorhynchus gorbuscha isolate QuinsamMale2020 ecotype Even-year linkage group LG18, OgorEven_v1.0, whole genome shotgun sequence genomic window:
- the LOC124004055 gene encoding odorant receptor 131-2-like, whose translation MNFSVDGNVTHVSLNVRDTFVTALTKNIIVVALWISINYINGTFVHTFLKHETFNVNPRYILFIHLVINDMIQLTIAVFLHVISYILFTINVSFCCFLLMIAIFTTLNTPVNLATMALERYIAICIPLRHSQICTVRRTYILIGIIWIMATIPILPDLFILLATEPLQFFHSKIFCSRDSLFRNPYLIEKKNISHAVYLTVVWFTLFYTYFRIMFTAKAANADARKARNTILLHAVQLLMCMFTYIGPLIDSLMLYIFSTHALEIRFTSYVIVHILPRLISPIVYGLRDQTFCKYLKRYLMCRVNEHLSSKCVPLKHHQPREKVFIDHIAG comes from the coding sequence ATGAATTTCTCAGTCGATGGCAACGTCACACACGTCTCTCTCAACGTCAGAGACACGTTTGTCACGGCTTTGACAAAGAACATTATTGTGGTGGCGCTGTGGatctccatcaactacatcaaTGGCACATTTGTCCACACCTTCTTGAAACACGAGACCTTCAATGTCAACCCTCGCTACATCCTCTTCATCCACCTGGTGATCAATGACATGATCCAATTGACCATTGCTGTCTTCCTGCATGTCATAAGCTACATCCTGTTCACAATCAATGTGTCTTTTTGCTGCTTTCTTTTGATGATCGCCATTTTTACCACTTTGAATACTCCTGTGAACCTGGCTACCATGGCCTTAGAGCGCTATATAGCTATATGTATACCGCTGCGCCATTCTCAGATATGTACAGTGCGCAGGACCTACATTCTCATTGGCATCATTTGGATCATGGCCACGATTCCAATTTTACCTGACCTTTTCATTCTCTTGGCCACAGAACCACTTCAGTTCTTCCACTCCAAAATATTCTGTAGCCGAGACTCACTTTTCCGCAACCCGTACCTGATAGAGAAGAAAAACATTTCCCACGCTGTGTATCTGACTGTTGTTTGGTTCACTCTTTTCTATACGTATTTCAGGATCATGTTCACTGCCAAGGCGGCTAATGCAGATGCCAGGAAGGCTCGCAACACCATCTTGCTTCATGCTGTACAGTTGTTAATGTGCATGTTCACCTACATAGGCCCTTTGATTGACAGCCTGATGCTATATATATTTTCCACACATGCGCTGGAGATCCGGTTTACTAGCTATGTAATTGTTCATATTTTGCCCAGGCTTATTAGTCCAATAGTTTATGGGCTTAGAGATCAGACCTTTTGTAAGTATCTGAAGAGGTACCTGATGTGTCGGGTGAATGAGCATTTATCCTCAAAATGTGTCCCTCTCAAACACCACCAGCCAAGGGAAAAGGTCTTTATAGATCACATAGCAGGATAA